In the Micromonospora narathiwatensis genome, one interval contains:
- a CDS encoding maleylpyruvate isomerase family mycothiol-dependent enzyme, with protein sequence MSDLVLTEKRGLTTGPETIGATIERQRSNFLRLVTQIEPAGWATRSRCTAWSVHDVVRHVVNVAELHVALLSGSPEVERFLRHGPFQPATTPALWLADSPVQSAEETVQTLAGLVERERELFQARAAGPEGPLMPAPSGRQLHWSTLSLHILWDAWIHERDVALALGSEPESRAEDFPLVTMYGLLLAGGVGVLAGNPPAATLALRDTTESRYEIGVAEDDVFVAAGVDGDAHGHGAAGEVLDSLTGREPDLASALTAQEPVLASLGVLRHVM encoded by the coding sequence TTGTCTGATCTTGTGCTCACCGAGAAGCGTGGCCTGACCACCGGCCCGGAAACGATCGGCGCGACGATCGAGCGCCAACGTTCGAATTTCCTCCGCCTCGTCACACAGATCGAACCGGCGGGCTGGGCGACGAGGTCCCGCTGCACCGCCTGGTCGGTGCACGACGTGGTCCGGCACGTGGTCAACGTGGCCGAGCTGCACGTCGCCCTGCTCAGCGGCAGCCCGGAGGTCGAGCGGTTCCTGCGCCACGGCCCCTTCCAACCGGCCACCACCCCGGCGCTGTGGCTGGCGGACTCGCCCGTGCAGAGCGCGGAGGAAACCGTCCAGACCCTGGCGGGGCTGGTGGAGCGGGAGCGGGAGCTGTTCCAGGCCCGGGCCGCCGGGCCGGAAGGTCCGCTGATGCCCGCGCCGAGCGGCCGTCAACTGCACTGGTCGACCCTGTCCCTGCACATACTCTGGGACGCCTGGATCCACGAGCGGGACGTGGCGCTGGCGCTCGGGTCGGAGCCGGAGTCGCGGGCCGAGGACTTCCCTCTGGTCACCATGTACGGTCTGCTGCTCGCCGGGGGTGTCGGCGTGCTCGCCGGCAATCCGCCGGCCGCCACGCTCGCGCTGCGGGACACCACCGAGTCGCGGTACGAGATCGGCGTCGCCGAGGACGACGTGTTCGTCGCGGCGGGCGTCGACGGCGACGCGCACGGGCACGGGGCGGCCGGCGAGGTGTTGGACAGCCTCACCGGCCGCGAACCGGATCTCGCCTCGGCGCTGACGGCACAGGAGCCGGTCCTCGCGTCCCTGGGGGTGCTCCGGCACGTGATGTGA
- a CDS encoding PIN domain-containing protein, with amino-acid sequence MDAEDRIALFLDYENLALGVRDHHGGRAFDFRPIADALAERGRVVVRRAYADWSYFDEDRRMLTRSHVELIEIPQRMGATRKNAADIKMAVDAVELAFERDYLSTFVICTGDSDFTPLVYKLRELNKRVIGVGVERSTSALLPPACDEFLYYDRLEGVEVPTTTGRRGRPGRATAPEAAQPPEPEPQPVAEEPARDVDTLAVLVAQTVAGLQGGTSGEVTASGLKRTLLRKDPTFSESDYGFRTFGELLRYLAEHNVVELAEGPAKGDPEVSLPERGDPEAAFALLRSVVADLAGGGAVALSGLKDQLRRARPDFSEKKLGYRSFLQFCKAAATGGVVDLRWSPDADDYLLTPRS; translated from the coding sequence GTGGATGCCGAAGACCGGATCGCGCTGTTCCTCGACTACGAGAACCTGGCGCTGGGCGTACGCGACCATCACGGCGGGCGGGCCTTCGACTTCCGTCCGATCGCCGACGCCCTCGCCGAGCGGGGCCGGGTGGTGGTGCGCCGGGCGTACGCCGACTGGTCGTACTTCGACGAGGACCGGCGGATGCTCACCCGGTCGCACGTCGAACTCATCGAGATCCCCCAGCGGATGGGCGCCACCCGGAAGAACGCCGCCGACATCAAGATGGCCGTGGACGCCGTGGAGCTGGCCTTCGAACGCGACTACCTCTCCACGTTCGTGATCTGCACCGGCGACAGCGACTTCACCCCGCTGGTCTACAAGCTCCGCGAACTCAACAAGCGGGTCATCGGGGTCGGGGTGGAGAGGTCGACCTCGGCCCTGCTCCCGCCCGCCTGCGACGAGTTCCTCTACTACGACCGGCTGGAGGGGGTCGAGGTGCCCACCACCACCGGTCGGCGTGGCCGTCCCGGCCGGGCAACCGCCCCCGAGGCCGCCCAGCCGCCGGAGCCCGAGCCCCAGCCGGTGGCGGAGGAACCCGCCCGCGACGTCGACACCCTCGCCGTCCTCGTCGCGCAGACCGTGGCCGGCCTCCAGGGCGGCACCAGCGGCGAGGTGACCGCCTCCGGGTTGAAGCGGACCCTGCTACGCAAGGATCCGACGTTCAGCGAGTCCGACTACGGTTTCCGTACCTTCGGCGAACTCCTGCGCTACCTCGCCGAACACAACGTGGTCGAGCTGGCCGAGGGGCCCGCCAAGGGTGACCCCGAGGTGTCGCTGCCCGAACGCGGTGACCCGGAGGCGGCCTTCGCGCTGCTGCGCTCCGTGGTCGCGGACCTGGCCGGCGGCGGCGCGGTCGCGCTCTCCGGGCTGAAGGACCAGCTCCGCCGGGCGCGCCCCGACTTCAGCGAGAAGAAGCTCGGCTACCGCAGCTTCCTGCAGTTCTGCAAGGCGGCGGCCACCGGCGGCGTGGTGGATCTGCGGTGGAGCCCGGACGCCGACGACTACCTGCTCACCCCGCGGTCCTGA
- a CDS encoding SDR family oxidoreductase, translated as MSRNRQKAQVAVITGASAGVGRATARLLARRGIAIALLARGRTGLDAAAEEVRAAGGRALPVEVDMADYDQVVAAGQRIEAELGPIDLWINDAFSSVFAPFLQTRPEEFRRAMEVTYLGYVHGTRVALHHMVPRDRGAIVQVGSALAYRGIPLQATYCGAKHAIVGFTEALRCELMHDRSNVKVTMVHLPALNTPQFDWLLSRLPRHAQPVPPIYEPEVAARAIVAAADRPGRREYWVGASTALTILGNRIAPGLLDRYLARTGYDSQQTDRPADHDRPVNLWRPADGPQGRDYGARGSFGGRAHRHSTQAWLSRHRLVTAAGLTGAAVGVLAWRRH; from the coding sequence ATGAGCCGGAACCGACAGAAGGCACAGGTAGCGGTGATCACGGGGGCCAGCGCCGGGGTCGGGCGGGCCACCGCCCGGTTGCTCGCCCGGCGGGGCATCGCCATCGCGCTGCTGGCCCGGGGGCGCACCGGGCTCGACGCCGCCGCCGAGGAGGTACGGGCGGCCGGCGGCCGGGCCCTGCCCGTCGAGGTGGACATGGCCGACTACGACCAGGTGGTGGCCGCCGGGCAGCGGATCGAGGCCGAACTCGGGCCGATCGACCTGTGGATCAACGACGCGTTCAGCTCCGTGTTCGCCCCGTTCCTGCAGACCCGGCCGGAGGAGTTCCGTCGGGCCATGGAGGTCACCTATCTCGGCTACGTGCACGGCACCCGGGTGGCCCTGCACCACATGGTGCCCCGGGACCGGGGGGCCATCGTGCAGGTCGGTTCGGCGCTGGCGTACCGGGGAATCCCGTTGCAGGCCACGTACTGCGGGGCCAAGCACGCGATCGTCGGGTTCACCGAGGCGCTGCGGTGCGAGCTGATGCACGACCGGAGCAACGTCAAGGTGACGATGGTGCACCTGCCCGCGCTGAACACCCCGCAGTTCGACTGGCTGCTGTCCCGGCTGCCCCGGCACGCCCAACCGGTGCCGCCGATCTACGAGCCGGAGGTCGCCGCCCGGGCCATCGTCGCCGCCGCCGACCGACCCGGCCGCCGCGAGTACTGGGTGGGCGCCTCCACCGCCCTCACCATCCTCGGCAACCGGATCGCGCCCGGCCTGCTCGACCGGTACCTGGCCCGCACCGGCTACGACTCGCAGCAGACCGACCGTCCGGCCGACCACGACCGGCCGGTCAACCTGTGGCGGCCGGCGGACGGCCCGCAGGGCCGGGACTACGGCGCGCGGGGCAGCTTCGGCGGCCGGGCGCACCGGCACAGCACGCAGGCCTGGTTGTCCCGGCACCGGCTGGTCACCGCCGCCGGCCTCACCGGAGCGGCGGTCGGCGTGCTGGCCTGGCGCCGCCACTGA